Part of the Chanos chanos chromosome 5, fChaCha1.1, whole genome shotgun sequence genome, ACACAGAGCGTATAAAAAGTGTAGAACTGTTCGGTTTCTCATAGTGGGTTGGTATAATGGAAGCTTTAGACAGTCTGTTCGACTGCATTGGGGAGCAGTGATGGAGGTGGACATGTGTTTATGGTCGCAGCTGTGCAGGAGGAGAGGCAGCGTGGtcgggagagaggagagaacgaAGTGTCCACCAGTGGCTTTAATGAAGACATGCCGGTGGAGAAGATCCTGGATGCCGAGCTCGCCGTGGAGCCTAAGACAGAGGCCTGCATGGAGGCCAATTCAGGAGGCTCAGTAAGGAACCACCACACGCCTCCTTCTATCTCCTCCTCCGCTGGCCATGGTCTAGCACTCTCTAATTCATCCTTTTCCTTGACTCATTGTTTGGATTTCTTGACCTATTCTCTTTATGCCCTTATGGATGACGTGTCGTCGTGTTTTGTGGCTGCTACAAATCATTGCCTGCTTCAGGCATAACTCCATGTCCTCTCCATAATAATAAATGCAATTTAGTCTagaactctctctctaaactgtCGTGTGGGGATTCAGCCCACAGAGTCTAACTGGGATCTTCTGAGAACTTGATTATGTTTGTTTAGGCTGTTGGAAGTTGTTTTTGGAACTTAAACTCAGACAAAGCCAATGGCTCGGATACTTTTAACGCGGCTATAATCTTGACAGTACTCATAGGAAGCCCCCGAAGTTTTTAGCTGACCGATCCCTGTTATCTGTTGCCATTACTTTCAAGTGCTGAcccgctgctctctctctctctctctctctggcagacGAACGACCCGGTCACCAACATCTGCCAAGCAGCCGATAAGCAACTCTTTACTCTGGTGGAGTGGGCCAAGAGGATCCCACACTTCTCTGAGCTACCTCTGGATGACCAGGTCATCCTTTTACGAGCAGGTCAGTCCTTCCCTCTGCCCTGTGTCCCACATACAACAAACAGTTTGGCAATATACTGAAAACATACACTAGTGCAAGTCTATAAAGACACATTTGTCTTAGTTGCATAAATACTGTGATATCTCAGGAACAGTTCAGTAGTGTAGAGGGCATGCAGGGAAATGTTGAATGGTAAAGGAAAGGAGTTGTTATAGTTCACATTGCGTGCAAATGTACCACAGCAGGGTAGTGAAAATATGTAAGTGATGTCAAGTTATGACCTCCATGATTAAGTGTGCAagcatgcttttgtgtgtgtgtgtgtgtgtgtgtgtgtgtgtgtgtgtaggctggaATGAGCTGCTCATTGCCTCGTTCTCTCATCGCTCTGTAACGGTGAAAGACGGCATCCTGCTGGCCACGGGCCTGCACGTCCACCGCAGCAGTGCTCACAGCGCCGGAGTCGGCTCTATCTTCGACAGGTCTCTGCTCACAGTTCAGTCAACGACAATGTCAAACCCTCTCAGTTCAACTGTTCCATATAGAGCTGAATCCCAAACTACTCCTTCTCATTCACTGTCCTTTACCTCGTTAATCTGTTTACTCCTCGTCTGTGTTACTACCTACCACACTCACTCTAACACTCTGTCCGGATGTGGTCGTGGTGTCTTTAAAGGATTAATGGCCTTATGAGGTCTGCCTAGCAATTTcctaaataaatgtgtttgttctgtcatCTAAATGTGGTTTATGTTTGACTCAAATCTTTAACCCTGCGTCTCATGTTTTATTCTGGTTCCTCTGTAGGGTACTGACAGAGCTGGTATCTAAGATGAAAGACATGCAGATGGACAAGACAGAGCTGGGGTGTCTGAGAGCCATCGTCCTCTTTAACCCAGGTTAATCCTCTctttaattatgttatacatgtaACGCAAGTTTGCTGCATTTTAGTTTCTCTCGCAAAAAACACATCTGCTTAGAATAGCTGATGACTATGTGTTTTTTGAATCTGTAGATGCAAAGGGTCTGTCTAACCCATCAGAAGTGGAAAGTTTGAGGGAAAAAGTATATGCCTCGCTGGAATCTTACACCAAACACAAATACCCAGATCAGCCTGGCAGGTGAGGCTCAGGCTATCTCCTCTCTCATGACACGCAGAGGAAATAAAGACTGAGTTTTATATCCCCCATGATATTTATCTATCAATTATTTTACGTACTGGTGCCAGCTCCCCTAAAGAACAAGACACCATGCATTCCATGCAGTTGTTTAATCTTACCTGAGGATAGAACAGAAATCAGGGCAGTAAGACAAATAAGAGAATTAGAGATGTATTAAAGGGAACATCTCTTGCTCGTCCAGGTTTGCGAAGCTCCTCCTGCGGCTGCCTGCGCTGCGTTCCATTGGACTGAAGTGCCTGGAGCACCTTTTCTTCTTTAAGCTGATTGGTGACACACCGATAGACACGTTCCTCATGGAGATGCTGGAAGCACCACATCAGATCACCACATGACCCTGATTCTGCTCTCTGTACATACCCccttccacccccccaccccccaacccccccagcCCTCTCTTATTGAATCGATGTGAAAATAAACTGCATATTTTGTACCAAGcacaatgtgaaaaagaaaaagatttgtatcagtattttcaaagaaaatcacTATCAGTGTGGATCTAAGAgtactgtaaacattttattatgtaaataGACTTTACTCGTTTTCACAGCAGCATTGATTTAATgcaatgtaaaattattttattcagtTGAAAATTGTGAAAGAAATGGTCACCAGCATAGAATTTTTAATAAAGATGTATTCTAGAATTCTGTGAGCATTAAAAAGATGTTCAAAATTGAAATGTCTCCTTTTTGTACCATCTGCTTCAtacttcaaatgaaaataagtgCAAAAAAGATGTTCAGAGATGTTTAGCTTGAATTGTGCAACCGCACTCGGTTCTTGGCTAACAAGACGGTCTAACCAATGATAGGATTCTGCTTCTTGACTGAGCTTctctaaaagagaaagagttgagTATGGTACACTGTGCAGGACAAATATTGCTTTTCTGATAAACAGTTTGAATTTCACATAACGGTTTACCTCTCGTCTTTTGTAATGGATGGTCAGTGCCTGACAACAAACGAATCCCACAATGACTGAAGATTCTTAGCAAAGAAAATGTGTAGAAGTGTGTAAGTATTTATTTGAAGGAGATAAAACTAAattatgtcttttttctgtgaattgAGAAAGGGACCTGAGTCGTCTTTTAAAACGACTCACTCTGAAATAAGTTGAGGGCACAGCAAGGaacattttgtctctttttctttttatggcGGTTATATAAAGAGCACGCTgtacttttttaaatgttttgtaattACATAAGCGTAATAATGTAGATTTATCATATGAGATCATCACTGAAAATACAGctcatgaatgaaaaaaaacaaaaaaaacaacgagAAGACAATCTTTTACGTTACCGATGCTCAATGCCTGACAACAAACAAATCCTACAATGACTGAAGATTTTTAGCAAAGAAAATGTGCAGAAgtgtgtgagtatttttttGAAggagataaaatgaaataaagtctttttttctgtgaagtttaAAAAGGGACCagaatgtcttttaaaacaactcactgaaataaactgaGAGCACAGCAAGGAAcgctttgtctcttttttggttggtttgtttgtttgtttgtttgttttgcagaagTTACATAAAGATCATGCTgtccttattttttttcaatgttttgtaATTATATGAGTGTGATATTGTAGATTTTCATATGAGATccccaatgaaaacacagcacaggaatgaaaaataagaaaaacaagacgAAAAGACAATCTTGTCACGAAAGATCAAAAAGCAATAAAAcgaagtgttacatttaaagaGTGTGAGATTCACTGGCGAATGTGTGAATAATTGGCTCGTTATTCTCTTGACATTAATTTGGCTGCTCATAAAATGTCTGGACcaaacaaagttaaaaaaaaaaaaaaagagcatacATTTCTTAAATCACTCTTGAATTGAAACTTTACACTTACGAAACTTTACGATACTCTACGCTGTTACTCGTAGCTGGTACACATGAGCTCAGACTGCACAGCCAGTCGTCAAAGGTTCTATCGGACAGAGCTGCAGGGATGTCATTAAACAGGAAGTCTGGGCAGTTGTGTTATTTGGTTTACCAACAGTGGGCATTCTCAGACACATCTGTAGTCAGGTCTAATGCAGCAGACCATATATCATATGTGAAACaagcaataaaataacattagtTTAGCAATTATTCATCcatcactcaaaaaaaaaaaccactttcacttttagaACACAACTGGGATTCTTACTTCAgagaaatctgtttgttttccagcgGCTGTGCCAAGTTCGTTTAAAACCACACATCTTTCAAGACCaggttttctcttgttttgatttcttctcaGACTCTTAATCAAACAGGGAATGACCAGATATTACAGTTGGATCACCCCACATAATCTGTAGGCGTGTGCATGACCCCATGTCCAAGGTGTGGGT contains:
- the rxrga gene encoding retinoic acid receptor RXR-gamma-A: MDNNDPYLHLNSPVQVSHAHLGSQPSQNPLGGMVAHHSSVISGLGSAYSVITSSPSVSMPTTTHMDYGGLNGPQMNSLNTVSSSEDVKPPPGLGGLSHISSYHATSPSSLSKHICAICGDRSSGKHYGVYSCEGCKGFFKRTIRKDLTYTCRDNKECLIDKRQRNRCQYCRYQKCLAMGMKREAVQEERQRGRERGENEVSTSGFNEDMPVEKILDAELAVEPKTEACMEANSGGSTNDPVTNICQAADKQLFTLVEWAKRIPHFSELPLDDQVILLRAGWNELLIASFSHRSVTVKDGILLATGLHVHRSSAHSAGVGSIFDRVLTELVSKMKDMQMDKTELGCLRAIVLFNPDAKGLSNPSEVESLREKVYASLESYTKHKYPDQPGRFAKLLLRLPALRSIGLKCLEHLFFFKLIGDTPIDTFLMEMLEAPHQITT